CGTGCCCCCGATAGACGATGGCTTCGGAACAACGCAGCAAGACACGAGCAGCGCATCAGGCAGGAACTACCCCCGACGGTCAAGCACCGTGGGAAGACATCGAGGTAACGGTTCCGACCGACCGGGATCACGCGTCCGTCGTAGCGCTCGTGGAGTGTTCTCTCGTCGAACTCACGCACGAGGCCGTGGGCGCCGTCTTCATCTCCCGGCAGGTCGGGCGGTCGACGCGGACGCAGTACGTCGCCGCCGACGACGTCGGCGAGCAGTTCCAGAAGCGGCACTTCGACGACCGGCTGGGCTGGCACGAGACCACCGTTCCTCGACGAACCGTTCGCGACGAGCTCATTACTCAGCTCACGCGGTCGGCATCAACGACGGCGGAGCGGTCAGGTAAAGAAGCAGCCAGCGAGCCAGATACCTTCGTCGTGAAGCCAGTTCGAGAGCTCCGAACGCCGTAGCGGCTAGACTTAACCAACATTCCGAACCGATACCGACACTGTGTTGGTTAACTCTGGGGCTGGATCCACCCCCTCGCCCCCACCCACCGCCCTGTACCTCGAGTGAGTGTATCCTGGCGGACGGGCGATCCGAGGAGGTGCAGAATCTGTACGCCATGAACTGTTTGTCGGCGCCAGGAGGCGTGCAGCGCGCAACAGCGTGCGCGCCGTCACTCACCATGCCTGGTCCCGATCCGCACGACGATACGAGTAGCGACTACGAACAGTTCGAGAAGGAACAGCTCGCTCAGGACCGCGACGCCGCCCGCGTCGACACGGCGGACGTCAACAACACGACGGCCCGGAGCCTCGTTGACGACCTCATCGACGCGGACGTCGTCACACCCGTTCCCGAGGACCAAGTTCTGGTTCACGAGCCGAGCGGCAACGCGTTCGACTCGACGGCACAGCTGGCCGTCTTCCACCGCGGCTGGACGGCCGGCCGCGACGCCGACGGGGAGGACGAGTGATGCAGCAGACCCTCGTCGGCTGTGCGTTCTGCGATGCCCCGCCCGGCACCAAGGTGGGCGAGGCGCATACCTGGGGCGAAGACGACCGGGTCACGCACCCCATCTGCGTCGACTGCGCGATCCAGACGGAACCGGATCCCGACGAGCGCGATCACGTTGCCTGTGACGGCTGTGGGCTGGTCGTGGACACGCTCGCAGCACTGACCCGGTTCCGGGTCGAACTGGGGCATCTGGAAGGCCCGTTGCAGCTGTGCGCTCGCTGCAGTCCGGGTGGTCTCGCGACGTACTGGACGCGCGATCTCGAGGAGCATCTCGTCGCGACGCCGGCGGAGTGACCCCAACACTCTTTACTGATTCGCTGTAAACTGTAATCAAGACCGAATCGTGTCACGCACCTCAAACCGCGCCGACGGCGACATCGTCCAGGACTTCCTCTCGGTCGCGGATCTCCTCGAGGAGCCACAGCTCGCCCAGCTGTACGCCTACCTCGCCCGGGAGAGGGAAGCGACCGTCCAGAACGTAATGGACGACCTCGAACTCGCCCAGGGGACAGCCTACAGCTACGTCAACCGGCTCGTCGACGCCGGCGTCGTCGACGTCACCGACGACGAACAGCCCCGGCGATACGCCGCCCGAGAGATCGACCTGACCGTGACCACGGCTGCTGGCGACCGCGAGTACACGATCACGCCGGCGCTCATCGACGCCGTCGGCCGCCGTGAGACGGACGCCGATATCGACACGTACATCGACCGGCACGGCGTCGCCGGCCTCGCGACCGCGCTCACCTACGCGGTCGCTCGCGAGCGCGGCGAGGTGACCCACCGGCTGATGGCGGAGGACCTCGACATCTCCCCGCTGGCCGCGGAGATGATCCTCCAAGCGCTCCGGCCTGTCGTCCACGAGCACTACGACATCGAGGTGACAGGGGCAGGACTCGACGAGTTGGACATCGACGGCGGCGACGGCGCTGACGACGCGTGAGCCGGCTCCACATCGCCGACACCGGCCTGTTCGTCGCGATGGGACAGCCGTCGAACAGCCGGTACCAGGCCGTTCGGCGGTTCACTCGCCGGAACGACATCATCTTCGTCCTTCCCGAACGGGTGTACGAGGAGCTAACCACCGACGACCCCGATGTCGAGAAAGTGCCGATTGACACCGCGATCGACGAGGGCTGGGCGACAGTCGCGCCGTCGCTCGAGTTTTCAGAGCCCATCGTCTCACGGGCGATGGACGGCGTCCAGCGGTACATCGCGAACGCCGACGACCGGCCCGCGGACGAGGTCGAGCGTGCCGACGCCGCCCTCGCTGCGCTAGCTGCTCAGGAGCTCAGTGCCGGGACGGCAACCGAGGTCTACATCTACACGACCGATATTGCGGCTGGGGAGGGGGCTGAAACCGTACTCGGGAGTGAGGGGTACGGGGATTCAGTGACGTTCGTGAACGGATTCCGGTTCATCGAGGATCTGGTCGCCGGAGACGGCTGACGCTACTCGGGGTCGAGATCACGAGCGTCGAGCTCACCGGCGAGATACGCTTTTCCTTGGCGAGTGATGTCGTAAACGCCGTTGCCCAAGTGGACGACGAGGCCATATTCGACCAGCGTCTTGCAGCGGGCGTTGATGTGTTGCCGGGAAAAGCGCACGCGATCGCTGTCCGCCATTTCCTTCGGGGTGTCGGGGCCGTCCTCAGAGAGATGCTCCAGAATGCGGTCATCAGCGCGAGACATCCAGTCGGCGTCAAAGCGCATAATCGCTTCTGGTTGCGCCGACGCTATCCCAAACGCGCTAAGTCAAGTAGCAAAGCGTATCGCTTCTGTGGTTGACTCCAAACGTTTTAAGCGCCAGCCACGTTAAGCGTCGAGCATACAGATGCATTCCCCGTCCATCGGCAGTTCGGATGGATCGAGTGACCTCCTCGTCGAGATCATCGAGACACTGGAAGCGTGTGGGCTCGAGGACGACACCTATCAGCTCCACGATTACGTGGACCCGGGTGCGCTCGAACAGCTGATTGCCTCCGCCGATGAGGAGATCGTCGTTCAGTTCACTGTCGAGGGGATTCCCCTTTCTGTCTCACCGGACGGTGTGGACGTCATCGTCGAGGACGAGTCCGACTCGGTCGACGAATAACGACCGCAGCAGTTGAGATAGCGATTACTCTCGAAAGCCCTCGGCCGCTCGACGTCCCGCGACCACCGCTGCGCGCCTCGTCCCTGCGGTGCTTGCGTCGTCGGGGCACGTCGAGCGCCCGGCCCCTTTCAGTCCCACCCGGAGTCTATTGCTGGGCTAGTGGTTCCCATCGGTTGGCTGGTGTGTCCGTACCGGCCCGCCCCGCTCGCCGCTGCCGCCCTCCGCGTCGCTCGCGACCGACCATTCCGGGCGGTCTGCCTGCAGTAGCGGGCGGACTGCCGGGCTAAAGTGCATGTGCCCTCGGCGCCAGCGCTTCACCCGTTCGGGTCCTCCGGACCTCGGCACAGCCGACCGCGACGGACGTGGTTGCGTCGCGGCGAACGGGGAATGCGCTGGCCGCTCGCTCCGGGCGGGTCGGCGCGCGGTGCTGATTGGGGCCACCTCATGCAGGCGCGCTCTCGCTCGCGCCCGGTAGGGCGCTCGCGAAGGCGCGAGCGAGAGCGCGCAGATGGTTCTGTCGGTCGTTGTCGTCGGAAAACCGCGATGTAGTAGCATCGCGGTGTCGGCGCGTGAGCGCCTTCAGTGGTACCTTGGTGTGATACCAATGTCTAGTAACAACGCTAGCGGAAAGGTCGTTTCGGTGGATGAACAGGCATTCGAGAAAGCGGGCGGTCAGGCGGTCGATGAAGACGGCTTCCCAGTCGTCGACGAGACGCCGGAGTTCCAGGCCGCGGTCGAGCAGGAGACGCAGGCGAAGGTGGATGCGAACCACCCGGATGGGATCGCGGACACGAGCGAAGACCGGATTCACGGTGTCACCCTCGAACAAGAGGAGCGCATTCGGGCGCGGGAAGCGGAACTGGAGCGCATCAGTGCCCAAGCCGAGCTGGGAACGCAGGAGGGCCGGGAGCAGCGTACGCGGGAGGTCGTCAGCGAACTGTGTGGCCGTGACGAGCCGGCGCCGACGGAGCGCACGGATCCCCGAGAGAAGGTGACGCAAGACGAACTCGCGAAGGTGAACAAGCAGGCGATGCGGATCAGCGACGAGGTGCAGGGCGGCTGGTCGAGAGCGGTCGTCGCGAAACAGCTGGCCGAGAAGGTGCAGCGCGGGCGGGACGTCACGAAGGCGGTGCTGGAGACCCTCGAGGAACTGAAGGCGGCGCCGGGTGCGATCGTACCCATCGCGGACGTGCCGGACGTCCCGGTCGGTGAAGTGACGGTTGAAGGAACTGTGCAGACCCTCTGGGAACCCTCCTCCACAAGCATCCAACAAGTCGGGCTGATAGCAGATGACAGCGGGAAAATAAAGTTCACCGTTTGGAACAAGAGCAACCAGACAGTGGTGCGTGAAGGTCAAAAGGTGCGGTTCCGAGCAGCAGCCAAGAACTGGTACGAAGGCCGGTGCTCAATTGCGCTAACCGGGTGGTCGGGTATCCACTTCCCGGAGCGCGGTCGGTGGTGGGAAGAATAGCCAGTCGACGTAACCTCCTTTTTTGCTGTGTGCCGGACCGACCCAGACCCCACCGCCCCACCCTCCGCTCCGTGCTCGCTTCGCTGCGCGCGCAGCCACGACCTCGGGTGTCGGTCTGAGATTTATCCCTGAAACCGGGGGAAACGGTGCGCGACCGGGCGTGTTTGTCCGACCCCACGAGGGGTGCGGGCGTGCCCAACGCTCGGATCTACGCATGAAAGTCAAAGGAGACTACACGTGCGACATCTGTGGCGAATCGTTCGAAACGAACGTCGAGATTGCCGGACATATGCGTTCCCATCAGGTATCGATACCTGCTGAAACGATCATCGACGAACTGCAGCGACTAGCCGAAGAGAAGGGACGAGTTCCAAAACAATCGGAAATCGAAGAAGAGACTGAATTCACAAAAGGCGCAGTGCGCTCAACGTTTGGGAGCTGGGACGAGGGATTGGAAGCTGCCGGACTTGACCCTCGAACAAACGGATATAGCGACGCAGAGATCATCGAGGAGCTACAACGAGTCGCCAGCCAGATCGGCCATTCGCCCTCACGAAATGAATGGCGAGAATTGGGGCGTGTCTCGGCCAACGCAGTCCAGACTCATTTCGGGTCGTGGAACGAGGGCCTCAGAGCAGCCAGCTTAGAGACGACCACACAGCAGACCGCCACAAAGGAGGATG
This genomic window from Haloplanus sp. GDY1 contains:
- a CDS encoding DUF7558 family protein, whose translation is MQQTLVGCAFCDAPPGTKVGEAHTWGEDDRVTHPICVDCAIQTEPDPDERDHVACDGCGLVVDTLAALTRFRVELGHLEGPLQLCARCSPGGLATYWTRDLEEHLVATPAE
- a CDS encoding helix-turn-helix domain-containing protein, with amino-acid sequence MSRTSNRADGDIVQDFLSVADLLEEPQLAQLYAYLAREREATVQNVMDDLELAQGTAYSYVNRLVDAGVVDVTDDEQPRRYAAREIDLTVTTAAGDREYTITPALIDAVGRRETDADIDTYIDRHGVAGLATALTYAVARERGEVTHRLMAEDLDISPLAAEMILQALRPVVHEHYDIEVTGAGLDELDIDGGDGADDA
- a CDS encoding MarR family transcriptional regulator gives rise to the protein MRFDADWMSRADDRILEHLSEDGPDTPKEMADSDRVRFSRQHINARCKTLVEYGLVVHLGNGVYDITRQGKAYLAGELDARDLDPE
- a CDS encoding HalOD1 output domain-containing protein, which codes for MHSPSIGSSDGSSDLLVEIIETLEACGLEDDTYQLHDYVDPGALEQLIASADEEIVVQFTVEGIPLSVSPDGVDVIVEDESDSVDE
- a CDS encoding DNA-binding protein, with translation MSSNNASGKVVSVDEQAFEKAGGQAVDEDGFPVVDETPEFQAAVEQETQAKVDANHPDGIADTSEDRIHGVTLEQEERIRAREAELERISAQAELGTQEGREQRTREVVSELCGRDEPAPTERTDPREKVTQDELAKVNKQAMRISDEVQGGWSRAVVAKQLAEKVQRGRDVTKAVLETLEELKAAPGAIVPIADVPDVPVGEVTVEGTVQTLWEPSSTSIQQVGLIADDSGKIKFTVWNKSNQTVVREGQKVRFRAAAKNWYEGRCSIALTGWSGIHFPERGRWWEE